The following DNA comes from Candidatus Tanganyikabacteria bacterium.
AAGTCGGTGATCCGGTGTATCAGGGCGAGGGTGGAGAGCAGGTCCGTGCGGGGCGTCGCCTCGGGATAGCGCGGATCCAGCGTGGGCGTGTTGCTCACGTTGCGCCAGACGACTCCCGAGCGCAGCACGATATCGCTGCGCCACCATGCCGGGTCGATCGCCCCCAGGTTGTAGCGCGCCCGCACCTGCCCGCCCGCGTCGGTGGCGATCGGCAGACCGGGCGGGCTGGAAATCGAGGCGCCCGCGGTGAGCGCCAGGGCGACGTCGCCGATCCGCGTCGTGACGGTGCTCGCCAGTTGCTGGTCCTGGACGGTGCCGTACCGGCCGTAGAGGTGCGCCGTGAGGTCTTCCGCGAGCACGGCGGTAGCGCGCCCGTGGAGGGCCGGCCCCGGGCCCTGGACTCCGAGGAAGAGCTTGTTCTCGGGCAACCCGACCGAACCGAGGAGGCCCTCCGTGTAGGTGCCGGCCACCTCCACCGAGGCCGTCGCCCACTCGACATCGATACCGCGGTGCCATGCAAGACCCAGGCCGCACTCCGCGAGGAAGCCTGAACGGGCCAGAAGGCCGGAGCCCAGGATAGGATCGCCGACCACCTGGTCGTCGGCGTCGCCCAGGAGAGGCACCTGGCCGCCCCGGAAGGTGCCGACCGGCTCCCACAGGTACTCGAGGTAGCCGAGGCGGAGATCGCCGGCGCGCCTGCCTGGATCGGGCAGCAACTCCCCGACCGCTCGCAGCGCCAGGCCCGGTGCCAGAACAAGCCGCGTGCCGAACTTCCCCTCGACGATCTCGAACACCGCGTCCGGCCCGGCCCGTGCCGGTCCCCGCACCGGGGCCGAGACCCGCCCGAAGAACTCCCCTTCCGGAAGCCACTCCCACTCGGCCGCCGCCGGTGCCGCCGGCACGACGACCGCCACGAATGCCACGAATGCGAGTGGGGCCGCCCTCGGTGCCGGCCTCGGAGACCCCGGAGCCGAACCCACGATCGACCGGGTCATTCGTACAGCAGGAATGGCCGGCGATCCCTGGCGAATTGCGGGAGCGAGGCTTCCCAGACGCTCATGATCCGGTCCGCCGCCACGCCGCCCAGCAGGTCCTTGCGCACGCGGTCGGTCCCGGCCAGGCGATCGAAGCCCTTGGGTTCGAGGGTCAACTGGTCGCCATGCCGCTTGCGGATGGCGGCCAGGGCGGCGATGGCCGTGCGGACGGGGCGGAATGCCGCACGGTCGGTCACTTCGAACGACACGGCCGTATGGCGGCCCGCGGCCTCGGCCGGGCCGCCGGCGGGCGCCAGCGCCGAGAAGCCCAGCCACCACGCCTGGTCGCGGAAGCTGTAGGGATTGGGTTCGGCCGGATCGATGCGCGCGCTCCGGATCGCGACGCCGGGCAAGTCCGCGGCCTGCAAGTCGGCGGCCACGCCGGCGCCGTCAAGCCACGGCGCCGCGATGCGCTCGAAGGGGAACTCGCCGACCCGGCACTCGACGTTGCTGGCCTCGAAGAAGCACAGCCCGGGATAGAGAGTGGCCGTCCGGAGGCCCACCATGGCGGGGCTCGGCTTGGCCCACGGCAGGCCGGTCTGATCGAACCACTGAGATCGGCGCCACCCGCGCATGGGCACCACGGCGAGTTCGGCGCCGATTCCCTTGTTGAACAGACGCGCGAGTTCGCCCACGGTCATGCCGTGCCGGACCGGGATTTCCCAGGGGCCCGTGAACGACCGGAAGGCCGGATCGAGCACGCCGCCCTCGAGCGTCTCTCCGCCGATGGGATTGGGCCGATCGAGCACGACGAAGCGCAGCTTGGCGTCGCGGGCGGCTTCCATCGCGTAGCGCATGGTCGCGATGAAGGTGTAAAAGCGCGCCCCGACGTCCTGGATGTCGAAGACCAGGGTGTCGAGGCCTGCCAGCATCTCGGGCGTCGGCCGCATGGTCTTGCCGTACAAGGAGTACACGGGCACGCCCGACGCGGGATCCGCGGCATCGCCGATGTGGCCCTGCCGGTCGGCGAAGAAACCGTGCTCGGGCGCGAGGATCGCCGCCAGGGTGAGGCCCGGATGCCGCGCCAGGCGGTCCACGACCGGCAAGCCGGCGGCGTCGACGGCGCTGCGATTCGTGATGAGGCCGATCTTGCGCCCGGCCAATACGCCGCCTCGAGGGTCGCCCAGCACCTCGTCGGCCCCGGTCCCCACGGCCGGGCCGGCCATGCCTGCTCCGAGGGCGGCGGCAACCAGGAAGGGCAACGCGCGGCGCATGGCCACACAGTATAGGAGGTGCGGGCCCCGAGGTGTGCCCGGGGCCCGCGTTGATGCGGTGGTATGGGTCTGGAAACTCTACTTCTGCGTGAACATGTAGCGGATGGCCATCATCTCGAGGCCATCGCGGATGACCGCGCCGCTGTGCGCCTTGACCGCCATGAGCGGGTACTGGTGGTCTTCGTTGTCGAGCCACACCCAGAGCGGCCCGAGCACGAGCGGGTGGATCAGCACGCCGACTTCGTTCTTGCCCGCCGGGGTGTAGCCGCTCCGCTTGGCCTGGCTGTGCGCCTGCCGGCCGTTCCAGCTGTGGACGTCGGCCGCGCCCTTGAGGATCTTGTTGGCGAGGTCGAACTTGGGGGCGTCTTCCTCGGCGACCGTGTGCTTCCAGCTGATCAGCTTGAAGGTGATGATCAGCTTCTTCTTCTTGCGGGGCGAGTAGTAGAAGTGCTGCGTCTGCGCCAGGAGCGTGGTCTTGAGGAAGCCCCAGCCGATGTAGACCTGCTTGGAGTCGTCGGACCATTCGCGGGCGATGACGTCGGCCTTGAACTGCGTGTCGTTGGGCATCAGTTGCGTGCCGTAGCCGGAATCGAGCGGCGCGAAGCCGGACACCGTACCGGCTGCTTCCTGGAAGGGCTTGATGTCGAACCTGGGCGCGTTCAGCAGGTCCAGGTCGGCCGACCGGTCGAGGTTGGCCGATCCGTTGCCC
Coding sequences within:
- a CDS encoding DUF1343 domain-containing protein, which produces MRRALPFLVAAALGAGMAGPAVGTGADEVLGDPRGGVLAGRKIGLITNRSAVDAAGLPVVDRLARHPGLTLAAILAPEHGFFADRQGHIGDAADPASGVPVYSLYGKTMRPTPEMLAGLDTLVFDIQDVGARFYTFIATMRYAMEAARDAKLRFVVLDRPNPIGGETLEGGVLDPAFRSFTGPWEIPVRHGMTVGELARLFNKGIGAELAVVPMRGWRRSQWFDQTGLPWAKPSPAMVGLRTATLYPGLCFFEASNVECRVGEFPFERIAAPWLDGAGVAADLQAADLPGVAIRSARIDPAEPNPYSFRDQAWWLGFSALAPAGGPAEAAGRHTAVSFEVTDRAAFRPVRTAIAALAAIRKRHGDQLTLEPKGFDRLAGTDRVRKDLLGGVAADRIMSVWEASLPQFARDRRPFLLYE